In a single window of the Streptomyces sp. HUAS ZL42 genome:
- a CDS encoding DEAD/DEAH box helicase: MAFNHLPAGVHDALTPLSVTPVTHSVPMAKNHRSDRTSTDPAYSPSPGTVLDRLASGPSRASRITHTEHLPPREGRHAVWPDRIRPEVVAAVQAAGIEHPWAHQARAAEHALDGDSVVVATGTASGKSLAYLVPALSTLLDGSEAANGRGATTLYLAPTKALAADQCRSVKELSQPLGNSVRPAVYDGDTPFEEREWIRQYANYVLTNPDMLHRGILPSHPRWSSFLKALRYVVIDECHTYRGVFGSHVAQVLRRLRRLCARYGASPVFLLASATAAEPAVAARRLTGLRVVEVADDASPRGELVFALWEPPLTELQGEKGAPVRRTATAETADLLTDLTVQGVRTVAFVRSRRGAELISVIAQERLAEVDRSLARRVAAYRGGYLPEERRALERALHSGELLGLAATTALELGVDVSGLDAVLIAGYPGRRASLWQQAGRAGRSGQGALAVLVARDDPLDTFLVHHPEALFDQPVESTVLDPDNPYVLAPHLCAAAAELPLVDEDLELFGPACEELLPQLEAAKLLRRRTRAWHWTRRERAADLTDIRGEGGRPVQIVEAGTGRLLGTVDAGSSHATVHEGAVHLHQGRTYLVRALDLEESVALVEEADPPYSTVARDTTSISVLETDIEIPWGDGRLCYGSVEVTNQVVSFLRRRLITGEVLGETKLDLPPRTLRTRAVWWTVTEDQLDEAGIGPEILGGALHAAEHASIGMLPLFATCDRWDIGGVSIPLHPDTLLPTVFVYDGHPGGAGFAERAFHTARAWLTATRQAIASCECDAGCPSCIQSPKCGNGNDPLHKRGAVRLLTVLLRGAPEEKAAPHEEASAQAEGQPAGPAPQGPPGP, encoded by the coding sequence ATGGCATTCAATCACTTACCGGCAGGCGTGCACGACGCCTTGACTCCATTGTCCGTCACGCCAGTGACACACTCGGTGCCGATGGCCAAGAATCACCGATCCGATCGAACCTCGACGGACCCCGCGTACAGCCCCTCGCCGGGCACGGTCCTGGACCGGCTCGCCTCGGGGCCCAGCCGGGCGTCGCGCATCACTCATACGGAGCACTTGCCCCCGCGCGAGGGCCGCCATGCCGTCTGGCCTGATCGGATTCGCCCGGAAGTCGTGGCGGCCGTCCAGGCGGCGGGCATCGAGCATCCCTGGGCCCACCAGGCACGGGCCGCCGAGCACGCCCTGGACGGCGACTCGGTCGTCGTCGCCACAGGCACGGCCTCAGGAAAGTCCCTGGCGTACCTCGTCCCGGCCCTGTCGACGCTCCTGGACGGCTCCGAGGCCGCGAACGGCCGCGGCGCCACCACCCTCTACCTGGCCCCCACCAAGGCCCTGGCGGCGGACCAGTGCCGCTCGGTGAAGGAACTTTCACAACCGCTGGGCAATTCCGTGCGCCCCGCGGTGTACGACGGCGACACTCCGTTCGAGGAACGTGAGTGGATCCGCCAGTACGCCAACTACGTCCTCACCAACCCGGACATGCTGCACCGCGGCATACTCCCGTCCCACCCCCGCTGGTCCTCCTTCCTCAAGGCCCTCAGGTACGTCGTCATCGACGAGTGCCACACCTACCGCGGTGTCTTCGGCTCCCATGTCGCCCAGGTGCTGCGCCGCCTGCGCCGGCTGTGCGCGCGCTACGGCGCCTCCCCGGTCTTCCTGCTGGCCTCGGCGACTGCGGCGGAGCCCGCGGTCGCCGCACGCCGTCTCACCGGTCTGCGGGTCGTCGAGGTCGCCGACGACGCCTCCCCGCGCGGGGAACTGGTGTTCGCCCTCTGGGAGCCCCCGCTCACGGAGCTGCAGGGCGAAAAGGGCGCCCCCGTCCGCCGCACCGCCACCGCCGAGACGGCCGACCTGCTGACCGACCTCACCGTCCAGGGCGTACGCACGGTCGCCTTCGTCCGCTCCCGGCGCGGCGCCGAGCTGATCTCGGTGATCGCCCAGGAGCGGCTCGCCGAGGTCGACCGGTCGCTGGCCCGGCGTGTCGCGGCGTACCGCGGCGGCTACCTCCCCGAGGAACGCCGCGCCCTGGAGCGCGCCCTCCACTCGGGCGAACTCCTCGGCCTCGCGGCCACGACCGCGCTGGAGCTCGGCGTCGACGTGTCGGGCCTGGACGCCGTACTGATCGCCGGCTATCCGGGCAGGCGCGCGTCCTTGTGGCAGCAGGCGGGCCGGGCAGGCCGCTCGGGGCAGGGTGCCCTGGCCGTCCTGGTCGCCCGCGACGACCCGCTGGACACCTTCCTCGTCCACCACCCGGAGGCCCTGTTCGACCAGCCGGTGGAGTCGACGGTCCTGGACCCCGACAACCCCTACGTCCTGGCCCCGCACCTGTGCGCGGCGGCCGCCGAGCTGCCCCTCGTCGACGAGGACCTGGAGCTCTTCGGCCCCGCCTGCGAGGAGCTGCTCCCCCAGCTGGAGGCGGCGAAGCTGCTGCGCCGCCGCACCCGGGCATGGCACTGGACGCGCCGGGAACGGGCCGCCGACCTCACCGACATCCGCGGCGAGGGCGGCCGACCGGTCCAGATCGTCGAGGCCGGCACGGGCCGCCTGCTGGGCACGGTCGACGCGGGGTCCTCGCACGCGACCGTCCACGAGGGCGCCGTCCACCTCCACCAGGGCCGTACGTATCTCGTCCGCGCCCTCGATCTGGAGGAGTCGGTCGCCCTGGTCGAGGAGGCCGATCCGCCGTACTCGACGGTCGCCCGCGACACGACGTCGATCTCCGTTCTGGAGACCGACATCGAGATCCCCTGGGGCGACGGGCGGCTGTGCTACGGATCCGTGGAAGTCACCAACCAGGTGGTCTCCTTTCTGCGCCGACGGCTCATCACCGGTGAAGTGCTGGGCGAGACGAAACTCGATCTCCCGCCTCGTACGCTCCGCACCCGCGCGGTGTGGTGGACGGTCACCGAGGACCAGCTGGACGAGGCCGGGATCGGCCCCGAGATCCTCGGCGGCGCCCTGCACGCCGCCGAGCACGCGTCCATCGGCATGCTGCCGCTGTTCGCGACCTGCGACCGCTGGGACATCGGCGGTGTGTCGATCCCGCTCCACCCCGACACGCTCCTGCCGACGGTCTTCGTCTACGACGGCCATCCGGGCGGCGCGGGCTTCGCGGAGCGCGCCTTCCACACCGCCCGCGCCTGGCTCACCGCCACCCGTCAGGCCATCGCCTCCTGCGAGTGCGACGCCGGCTGTCCGTCCTGCATCCAGTCCCCGAAGTGCGGTAACGGCAACGACCCGCTGCACAAGAGGGGCGCCGTGCGGCTGCTCACGGTGCTGCTGCGTGGGGCGCCCGAGGAGAAGGCGGCTCCCCACGAGGAAGCCTCGGCGCAGGCGGAGGGGCAGCCTGCGGGACCGGCCCCGCAGGGCCCGCCCGGGCCCTGA
- a CDS encoding type II secretion system F family protein: protein MSTEVFHSLWAAVGVVLVLGWLMRWWLVVRREVKVRRRLAGLLALQMVSAGSRSEIGGAVRRWLPLVGVAAAGCLLVGGVAGVVVGPAVAAVLWRWRARQTATGHASEADGPAAARQLPLAADLLAACVAAGAGPVIAAQAVGEALGGPVGEGLARGAAEVRLGGEPCEAWRRLAQLPGAGPLARLLERAGVSGLPAAGPVTRLASDARADRSRAATARARRAAVMVTAPVGLCFLPAFIAIGVLPVVIGLAGEALGGGGG, encoded by the coding sequence ATGAGCACGGAAGTTTTCCACAGCCTGTGGGCAGCCGTCGGGGTGGTGCTCGTTCTCGGCTGGTTGATGCGCTGGTGGCTGGTGGTGCGCCGGGAAGTGAAGGTGCGGCGGAGGCTGGCCGGGTTGCTGGCCCTGCAGATGGTGTCGGCGGGCTCCCGCTCCGAGATCGGGGGTGCCGTGCGGCGGTGGCTGCCCCTCGTGGGAGTGGCGGCCGCGGGCTGCCTGCTGGTCGGCGGTGTCGCGGGCGTCGTGGTGGGGCCGGCCGTCGCGGCGGTGCTGTGGCGATGGAGAGCCCGGCAGACGGCGACCGGACACGCCTCGGAGGCCGATGGCCCGGCGGCGGCCCGTCAACTCCCGCTCGCCGCCGACCTGCTGGCCGCTTGTGTCGCGGCCGGTGCCGGTCCGGTGATCGCGGCGCAGGCCGTGGGCGAGGCTCTGGGCGGCCCCGTCGGGGAGGGACTGGCGAGAGGCGCGGCGGAGGTACGGCTCGGCGGCGAACCGTGCGAGGCCTGGCGGAGGCTGGCTCAACTGCCGGGAGCCGGGCCCCTGGCACGGCTGCTGGAGCGGGCCGGAGTGTCCGGGCTTCCCGCGGCCGGACCGGTCACCCGGCTCGCCTCGGACGCCCGCGCCGACCGGTCGCGCGCCGCGACGGCACGGGCACGCCGGGCGGCCGTCATGGTCACCGCACCCGTGGGGCTGTGCTTCCTGCCCGCGTTCATCGCGATCGGCGTACTGCCCGTCGTGATCGGACTCGCGGGCGAGGCGCTGGGAGGGGGTGGTGGATGA
- a CDS encoding type II secretion system F family protein, giving the protein MSETTMAAATAFIGAAVWLSGGRHPGARRAQLLLAGGGTAGTGPPSWRQVAGQVRWLRGRWRAEWWSLAVGLTLAVLGASVLPVVAGAAGVPVLRRALRARETRLARESRGDAVIALCGALAGEVRAGRQPGEALLRAAQDSGGLGDAQAAVLAAARFGGDVPAALAVAARQPGADGLLGLAACWRVAVDQGAGLAAGLDRLEGALRTERDQRADLRAQLAGARSTAVMLAALPALGLLLGTALGADPLHVLLHTGPGLGCLLIGGLLEAAGLWWALRIVRGAETP; this is encoded by the coding sequence ATGAGTGAGACGACGATGGCGGCGGCCACGGCGTTCATCGGGGCGGCGGTGTGGCTGTCGGGCGGGCGGCACCCCGGGGCACGGCGGGCGCAGCTGCTGCTGGCGGGCGGCGGAACGGCGGGGACCGGGCCGCCATCGTGGCGGCAGGTGGCCGGGCAGGTGCGGTGGCTCCGGGGGCGGTGGCGGGCGGAGTGGTGGTCGTTGGCCGTCGGACTGACGCTCGCGGTGCTGGGCGCCTCGGTGCTGCCGGTCGTCGCCGGGGCGGCCGGAGTGCCGGTGCTCCGGAGAGCGCTGCGGGCCCGGGAGACACGGCTCGCGCGGGAGAGCCGCGGCGACGCGGTGATCGCGCTGTGCGGGGCGCTCGCCGGGGAGGTGCGCGCCGGCCGGCAGCCGGGGGAGGCCCTGCTGCGTGCGGCTCAGGACTCCGGAGGGCTCGGCGACGCGCAGGCGGCGGTGCTCGCGGCGGCGCGCTTCGGTGGGGACGTCCCCGCGGCGCTCGCGGTCGCGGCACGGCAGCCGGGGGCCGACGGACTACTGGGTCTCGCGGCGTGCTGGCGGGTCGCCGTCGACCAGGGCGCCGGTCTCGCTGCCGGACTCGACCGCCTGGAGGGGGCATTGCGCACCGAACGCGACCAACGCGCCGACCTCCGCGCCCAGTTGGCGGGCGCTCGTTCCACGGCGGTGATGCTCGCCGCGCTGCCGGCGCTCGGCCTCCTCCTCGGCACGGCCCTCGGCGCCGACCCACTGCACGTGCTGCTGCACACCGGGCCGGGGCTGGGCTGTCTGCTGATCGGCGGACTGCTGGAGGCGGCCGGGTTGTGGTGGGCGCTGCGGATCGTGCGGGGAGCGGAGACGCCATGA
- a CDS encoding DUF4244 domain-containing protein, whose amino-acid sequence MYKAVRARLRALMCGVVRRARAARQDAGMVTSEYATGIIAAVGFAVLLYEVITSGQVKAELLAMVKRALSVRM is encoded by the coding sequence ATGTACAAGGCGGTACGGGCGCGGTTGCGTGCCCTGATGTGCGGGGTGGTGCGCCGGGCGCGTGCGGCGCGACAGGACGCGGGGATGGTCACGTCCGAGTACGCGACGGGGATCATCGCGGCAGTGGGGTTCGCCGTGCTGCTCTACGAGGTGATCACCAGCGGGCAGGTCAAGGCGGAGTTGCTGGCCATGGTGAAGCGAGCGCTCAGTGTGCGGATGTGA
- a CDS encoding oxidoreductase — protein MSTTGATADPLAALGSLPGVAESVESVRKAVDRVYGHRVMRRRSNEITSEAALRGARGSAALSGADWALEEVRRRSDFGVDDEARVMGAALRLTAEAGQLLSIWRQSPLRVLARLHLVAAAAQDGRVGRPRQEGESVDEPLIELPLPSAGELSGRLEGLAELIIAGSSAPALVTAAVVHGELLALRPFASANGLIARTAERIVLIGSGLDPKSVCPAEVGHAELGRAAYLAALDGYVSGTAEGVAAWIAHCGKAVELGARESTAVCEALQRGAA, from the coding sequence ATGAGTACGACAGGTGCGACCGCCGATCCGCTCGCGGCTCTGGGCTCCCTGCCCGGGGTGGCCGAGTCCGTGGAGTCCGTGCGCAAGGCCGTGGACCGGGTCTACGGGCACCGCGTCATGCGACGCCGCAGCAACGAGATCACCTCCGAGGCGGCTCTGCGCGGCGCCCGCGGCTCTGCCGCGCTGTCCGGCGCCGACTGGGCGCTGGAAGAGGTGCGCCGGCGTTCCGACTTCGGCGTCGACGACGAGGCCCGGGTGATGGGTGCGGCCCTGCGCCTGACCGCCGAGGCGGGCCAGCTGCTGTCGATCTGGCGGCAGTCGCCCCTGCGGGTGCTGGCCCGGCTGCACCTGGTCGCCGCGGCGGCCCAGGACGGCCGGGTCGGACGGCCGCGTCAGGAAGGCGAATCCGTCGACGAGCCGCTGATCGAACTGCCGCTGCCGAGCGCGGGCGAGCTCTCCGGCCGCCTGGAGGGACTGGCCGAGCTGATCATCGCGGGCAGCTCCGCACCTGCTTTGGTGACTGCCGCCGTCGTCCACGGCGAGTTGCTGGCGCTGCGTCCCTTCGCCTCGGCGAACGGCCTGATCGCGCGCACGGCCGAGCGCATCGTCCTGATCGGCAGCGGCCTCGACCCCAAGTCGGTCTGCCCGGCCGAGGTGGGCCACGCCGAACTGGGCCGTGCGGCCTACCTGGCGGCTCTCGACGGTTATGTCTCCGGCACTGCGGAGGGTGTGGCGGCCTGGATCGCCCACTGCGGCAAGGCGGTCGAACTGGGCGCCCGCGAGTCGACGGCGGTGTGCGAGGCCCTGCAGCGCGGCGCGGCGTGA
- the ssd gene encoding septum site-determining protein Ssd has product MESVSGTVTHDPPPTAGGRQGKPLIVTEDAELLDDLLRLCAAAGATPEVHPGVPEPRGSWEAAPLVLVGDDAARRVRAAARRRGVVLVGRDQDDSGVWKRAVEIGADHVLMLPDGEQWLVDRIADVAEGVGRPALTVGVIGGRGGAGASTLACALAVTSAREGLRTLLVDADPLGGGLDVLLGGETAEGLRWPAFAASRGRVGGGALEESLPKLHSLRVLSWDRGDRIAIPPPAVRAVLAAARRRGGTVVVDLPRRIDDGVAEALAQLDMGLLVVPAELRAVAAAGRVASAVGMVLRDVRVAVRGPYAPGLDDREVARLLQLPLAGEVPVESALLRPDGGRTPPGAAARGPLARFCKEFWERALVEAGGA; this is encoded by the coding sequence ATGGAAAGCGTGTCCGGAACCGTCACGCACGACCCGCCGCCGACCGCCGGAGGGCGGCAGGGCAAACCACTGATCGTCACGGAGGACGCAGAACTCCTCGACGACCTGCTGCGCCTGTGCGCCGCCGCGGGCGCCACACCCGAGGTTCACCCCGGAGTGCCGGAACCCAGGGGCAGTTGGGAGGCCGCACCGCTCGTCCTGGTCGGCGACGACGCCGCACGACGCGTGCGCGCAGCCGCACGCAGACGCGGAGTAGTGCTGGTCGGCCGCGACCAGGACGACTCCGGCGTGTGGAAGCGGGCCGTCGAGATCGGCGCCGACCATGTCCTGATGCTCCCCGACGGGGAACAGTGGCTGGTCGACCGCATCGCCGACGTCGCCGAGGGCGTGGGGCGGCCCGCGCTCACCGTCGGAGTCATCGGCGGCCGCGGCGGCGCCGGCGCGTCCACGCTCGCGTGCGCCCTCGCCGTCACCTCCGCGCGCGAGGGTCTGCGCACCCTGCTGGTGGACGCCGATCCACTGGGCGGCGGACTCGACGTACTCCTCGGTGGCGAGACGGCAGAGGGCCTGCGCTGGCCCGCCTTCGCCGCCTCGCGCGGGCGGGTCGGCGGCGGCGCCCTGGAGGAGTCGCTCCCGAAGTTGCACTCGCTGCGGGTGCTCAGCTGGGACCGCGGCGACCGAATCGCCATCCCGCCCCCGGCCGTACGCGCGGTGCTCGCAGCGGCCCGGCGCCGCGGCGGAACGGTCGTCGTCGACCTGCCCCGTCGTATCGACGACGGGGTCGCCGAGGCACTCGCCCAGCTCGACATGGGGCTCCTCGTGGTCCCGGCAGAGCTGCGCGCCGTTGCGGCGGCCGGCCGGGTGGCCTCCGCCGTCGGGATGGTCCTGCGCGATGTTCGAGTCGCGGTACGTGGGCCGTACGCGCCGGGTCTCGACGACCGCGAGGTGGCCCGGCTGCTCCAACTGCCGCTGGCCGGTGAGGTTCCCGTCGAGTCGGCCTTGCTGCGCCCGGACGGCGGCAGGACACCGCCGGGCGCGGCGGCGCGCGGGCCTCTCGCCCGCTTCTGCAAGGAGTTCTGGGAGCGGGCCCTGGTCGAGGCGGGTGGCGCATGA
- a CDS encoding TadE family type IV pilus minor pilin gives MCGCERGRGGDRGFVTAESAVVLPVLVAFAMALVLGLLVVAARIQCVDAARAGARAAARQDPRDAVVRVAREAAPPGAEVTVGRDGDQVRVEVVAKLPMLDGLPFEVREEAVAAAEEVVGS, from the coding sequence GTGTGCGGATGTGAGCGGGGCAGGGGCGGGGACCGCGGGTTCGTGACGGCGGAGTCCGCCGTGGTGCTGCCCGTGCTGGTGGCCTTTGCCATGGCGTTGGTGCTGGGGCTGCTTGTCGTGGCCGCGCGGATCCAGTGTGTGGACGCGGCCAGGGCGGGCGCCCGGGCGGCGGCTCGCCAGGATCCGCGGGACGCGGTGGTCCGGGTGGCCCGCGAGGCGGCGCCGCCGGGTGCGGAGGTCACGGTGGGACGGGACGGGGACCAGGTCCGGGTGGAGGTCGTGGCCAAACTCCCGATGCTGGACGGGCTGCCCTTCGAGGTGCGGGAGGAAGCCGTGGCGGCGGCCGAGGAGGTGGTGGGCTCATGA
- a CDS encoding Rv3654c family TadE-like protein, protein MRDGAEGARGSATVRTVGDRAEGDRGSATVWTVGAIAVLCVVFGVVLALGQAVVARHRAAGGADLAALAAADHWAEGTTAACARADRVARAQGARLVRCAIVGEISDVTAAAGGGPFAAEVRARAGPAGPVPQAAPPPAPRLPRGEPPSPRAPHAAAP, encoded by the coding sequence ATGAGAGACGGGGCCGAGGGGGCCCGCGGCTCCGCCACGGTCCGGACCGTCGGTGACAGGGCCGAGGGGGACCGCGGCTCCGCCACTGTCTGGACCGTCGGTGCGATCGCCGTGCTGTGCGTGGTGTTCGGGGTCGTGCTCGCCCTCGGGCAGGCAGTAGTGGCCCGGCATCGCGCGGCCGGCGGCGCGGACCTCGCGGCGCTGGCCGCGGCGGACCACTGGGCCGAGGGGACCACGGCGGCCTGTGCCCGGGCGGACCGGGTGGCGCGGGCCCAGGGTGCGCGGCTGGTGCGGTGCGCGATCGTGGGCGAGATCTCGGACGTGACGGCGGCGGCGGGAGGAGGACCGTTCGCGGCGGAGGTCAGGGCCCGGGCGGGCCCTGCGGGGCCGGTCCCGCAGGCTGCCCCTCCGCCTGCGCCGAGGCTTCCTCGTGGGGAGCCGCCTTCTCCTCGGGCGCCCCACGCAGCAGCACCGTGA
- a CDS encoding ATP-binding protein, with the protein MKIAFVGKGGSGKTTLSSLFVRHLAMTGAPVVAVDADINQHLGTALGLDEAEAAALPAMGDRLPLIKDYLRGSNPRISSAKTMIKTTPPGEGSRLLRVREHNPVYDACARTVELGDGTVRLMVTGPFTEADLGVACYHSKTGAVELCLNHLVDGRDEYVVVDMTAGSDSFASGMFTRFDITFLVAEPTRKGVSVYRQYKEYARDFGVVLKVVGNKVQGPDDLDFLRAEVGDDLLVTVGHSDWVRSMEKGLPPRFELLEDANRRALRLLHTAVDATYELRDWERYTRQMVLFHLKNARSWGNERTGADLAAQVDPGFVLGEGVATPA; encoded by the coding sequence ATGAAAATTGCTTTCGTCGGGAAGGGCGGCAGCGGCAAGACCACCCTGTCCTCCCTGTTCGTCCGTCACCTCGCGATGACCGGCGCGCCGGTCGTCGCGGTCGATGCCGACATCAACCAGCACCTCGGAACCGCGCTCGGCCTGGACGAGGCGGAGGCCGCCGCACTGCCCGCGATGGGCGACCGCCTGCCGCTGATCAAGGACTACCTGCGCGGTTCCAACCCGCGCATCAGCTCCGCCAAGACGATGATCAAGACGACCCCGCCCGGCGAGGGCTCGCGGCTGCTGCGGGTGCGCGAGCACAATCCGGTGTACGACGCCTGCGCCCGGACGGTGGAACTCGGCGACGGCACCGTCCGTTTGATGGTCACCGGCCCTTTCACGGAAGCCGACCTGGGGGTCGCCTGCTACCACTCCAAGACGGGAGCGGTGGAGCTGTGCCTGAACCACCTGGTGGACGGGCGCGACGAGTACGTCGTGGTCGACATGACGGCGGGCTCGGACTCCTTCGCCTCCGGCATGTTCACCCGCTTCGACATCACGTTCCTCGTCGCCGAGCCGACCCGGAAGGGGGTTTCGGTCTATCGCCAGTACAAGGAGTACGCCCGCGACTTCGGCGTCGTCCTGAAGGTCGTCGGCAACAAGGTCCAGGGGCCTGACGACCTCGACTTCCTGCGCGCCGAGGTCGGGGACGACCTGCTGGTGACGGTGGGGCACTCGGACTGGGTGCGCTCCATGGAGAAGGGCCTGCCGCCCCGGTTCGAGCTCCTGGAGGACGCCAACCGCCGCGCACTGCGCCTGCTGCACACGGCCGTCGACGCGACGTACGAACTGCGCGACTGGGAGCGCTACACGCGCCAGATGGTGCTCTTCCATCTGAAGAACGCCCGGTCGTGGGGCAACGAGCGCACCGGGGCCGACCTGGCGGCGCAGGTCGACCCCGGGTTCGTTCTCGGCGAGGGCGTCGCCACGCCCGCGTGA
- a CDS encoding HAD family hydrolase — protein sequence MLGVVENHSLPRTAAFFDLDKTVIAKSSTLTFSKSFYQGGLINRRAALRTAYAQFVFRMGGMDHDQMERMREYLSALCRGWNVQQVKDLVAETLHDLIDPIIYDEAASLIEEHHTAGRDVVIVSTSGAEVVEPIGELLGADRVIATRMVVGDDGCFTGEVEYYAYGPTKAEAIKELAESEGYDLDRCYAYSDSATDLPMLRAVGHPHAVNPDRALRREALASGWPILDFHRPVRLKQRLPAFSVPPRPVLVAAAAIGAAAATAGLVWYASRRRSMPV from the coding sequence ATGCTCGGGGTCGTGGAAAACCACTCGTTGCCCCGCACAGCGGCCTTCTTTGACCTGGACAAGACGGTCATTGCGAAGTCGAGCACGCTCACGTTCAGCAAGTCGTTCTACCAAGGCGGTCTGATCAACCGCAGAGCGGCCTTGCGAACCGCATATGCCCAGTTCGTCTTCCGTATGGGCGGCATGGACCACGACCAGATGGAGCGCATGCGCGAGTACCTGTCCGCGCTCTGCCGCGGCTGGAACGTACAACAAGTGAAGGATCTCGTGGCCGAGACCCTTCACGACCTGATCGACCCGATCATCTACGACGAGGCCGCCTCCCTCATCGAGGAGCACCACACCGCCGGCCGCGACGTGGTGATCGTGTCCACGTCGGGTGCCGAGGTGGTCGAGCCGATCGGCGAGCTGCTCGGCGCGGACCGTGTGATCGCCACCCGCATGGTCGTGGGCGACGACGGCTGCTTCACCGGAGAGGTGGAGTACTACGCATACGGACCGACGAAAGCCGAGGCGATCAAGGAACTCGCCGAGTCCGAGGGGTACGACCTCGACCGCTGCTACGCCTACAGCGACTCGGCGACGGACCTTCCCATGCTTCGGGCCGTCGGGCATCCGCATGCCGTGAACCCGGACCGTGCGCTGCGGCGCGAGGCCCTCGCCTCCGGGTGGCCGATTCTCGACTTCCACCGGCCGGTGCGGCTCAAGCAGCGGCTTCCCGCCTTCTCCGTCCCGCCCCGTCCGGTACTCGTCGCCGCCGCGGCGATAGGGGCCGCGGCCGCCACCGCCGGCCTCGTCTGGTACGCCAGCCGACGCAGATCCATGCCCGTTTAA
- a CDS encoding TadA family conjugal transfer-associated ATPase: MRTLPGLERVAADRVRLEDVRQGALSALGRPGEGRTGFDDVRQGSVAGAGRLGGDRAGPAGVRQGPFPGFERLAGDPALLDGVRQWLAESGAEPTPARVAQALREQGRVLGDAEVLGAAEQLRSELVGSGPLEPLLADPSVTDVLVSAPDRVWVDHGGGLELTSVSFPDAAAVRRLAQRLAAVAGRRLDDARPWVDARLPDGTRLHAVLPPVAVGCTCLSLRVVRPRAFTLDELVAAGTVPPGGDLVLRALLRARLSFLISGGTGSGKTTLLSALLGLVGPGERIVLAEDSAELRPDHPHVVRLEARPANQEGAGLVTLEDLVRQALRMRPDRLVVGEVRGPEVVHLLAALNTGHEGGCGTVHANAGADVPARLEALGTAAGLDRAALHSQVAAALSVVLHLVRDHAGRRRIAEVHVLERDPSGLVRTMPALRWGATAFVRERGWERLRGLLRDEYSDLHAVRHRGSGGWDE, encoded by the coding sequence ATGAGGACCCTTCCGGGACTTGAGCGGGTGGCGGCTGATCGGGTCCGGCTCGAGGACGTACGACAGGGGGCGCTTTCTGCGCTTGGGCGGCCGGGCGAGGGTCGGACGGGGTTCGACGACGTACGGCAGGGGTCGGTTGCTGGGGCCGGGCGGCTGGGCGGTGATCGGGCCGGGCCGGCCGGTGTACGGCAGGGGCCGTTCCCCGGTTTCGAACGGCTGGCCGGCGATCCGGCGCTTCTCGACGGCGTACGGCAGTGGCTGGCCGAGAGCGGGGCCGAACCGACGCCCGCGCGCGTGGCACAGGCGCTGCGGGAGCAGGGGCGGGTGCTCGGAGACGCGGAAGTCCTCGGTGCGGCCGAGCAGTTGCGTTCCGAACTGGTCGGCAGCGGGCCACTGGAGCCACTGCTGGCCGACCCGTCGGTGACCGATGTGCTGGTTTCGGCCCCGGACCGGGTCTGGGTGGACCACGGCGGCGGACTGGAGCTGACCTCCGTGTCCTTCCCGGACGCCGCGGCCGTACGACGGCTTGCGCAGCGCCTGGCCGCGGTGGCGGGCCGGAGGTTGGACGACGCCCGGCCGTGGGTCGACGCCCGGCTGCCGGACGGGACCCGGCTGCACGCGGTGCTGCCCCCGGTCGCCGTCGGCTGCACCTGCCTGTCGCTGCGGGTGGTACGACCGCGCGCGTTCACGCTCGACGAACTGGTGGCGGCGGGCACGGTGCCCCCGGGCGGGGACCTGGTGCTGCGGGCCCTGTTGCGGGCGCGGCTGTCCTTCCTCATCAGCGGCGGTACCGGCAGCGGCAAGACGACCCTGCTCAGCGCGCTGCTCGGGCTGGTCGGGCCGGGTGAGCGGATCGTGCTCGCCGAGGACTCCGCGGAGCTGCGGCCGGATCACCCGCACGTCGTGCGTCTGGAGGCCAGACCGGCCAACCAGGAGGGCGCGGGCCTCGTCACCCTCGAGGACCTGGTGCGTCAGGCTCTGCGGATGCGGCCGGACCGTCTGGTGGTGGGCGAGGTGCGGGGGCCCGAAGTGGTCCATCTGCTGGCCGCGTTGAACACCGGTCATGAAGGCGGCTGCGGGACTGTCCATGCCAATGCCGGTGCGGACGTACCGGCCCGGCTGGAGGCGCTCGGTACGGCGGCGGGGCTGGACCGGGCGGCGCTGCACAGCCAGGTGGCGGCCGCGCTGTCGGTCGTACTGCATCTCGTGCGCGACCACGCGGGGCGGCGGCGCATCGCCGAGGTGCACGTGCTGGAACGGGATCCTTCGGGGCTGGTCAGGACGATGCCGGCGCTGCGGTGGGGAGCGACGGCGTTCGTGCGTGAGCGGGGCTGGGAGCGGCTGCGGGGGCTGCTCCGGGACGAGTACTCCGACCTGCATGCCGTCCGGCACCGGGGAAGCGGAGGGTGGGATGAGTGA